The genomic interval CTAGGATACAGTTCATAACCCAGGTCTTAAGTAAGAAGACCGTTTCTGTGAACCCTAACCCAGACAAAATGCTGCAGCAGCCTGTGTCTCCTGTCGAAATTTATTGAAATGGTAGATGTTAAAGTACAGAAACCCAAGTAatgaaccgcccccccccccccaaccatggACACAGTTGAATTCCTTTTACTAAGAAACGCAGACAGAGGAGGGAAGCCACTGTTTCCCCAAAGCCTTTTAAAGCTCAGCTGAATTTGTTATTGTTTCTCTCCAGCACTGAGTTCAGTCCCTCCTGGGGCTAACCCCCTCTTACCACCTTTGGAGACTTGGAGAACAATCAAATCTTTTGCATCTCCTCCCCTCTTTAGCATTTCTGCTAAAGTCTGGCTGAAAGGTATACTGGTCCCACCGAACACAAGTGACCAACTGGCTTATCAGTGACATCTGGGTAGAGATCCCCTCCAGTTTCGTGGATCTCCTTGTCCTCACTGGGGCCCACGGACAGGCTAGGTAGGACCCTAGGACGAAGAGCCATCCGTGACTTTGAGCAGAACTGAGGTGTGTCTGGGTGCATCTGGGACTCAAACTCTGCAGGACTCTGTCTTCTTCAGTCCTGTAAGCTTGGAAGGCTGAGAAGTTTCCACTGTCTGGAAACTCTGCTTTCTGTTCCTCTGAGATTTTCTATGGCTGCACCTCGCAACCAAAACTGCTCACTGCACCACGCCGTTTCTCTAAATTCGATTCTCCGAATCTAGAAGTTCCAAGAAAGCGTAAGCCAAATCTGAAGATGTTACCCTGTTCAACGAACGGCCAAATCGCCTCTCCAGAGAGCACAGGCCTGAGCGGCAATCTCCCTTCTTGTCATAGTAACTTAACGAGATGTGGAAGCCAGATAAGGGGGGCTGCCTGGCTCACTGGGGTCAGCCATTAGCGCCCCTGGAATACTTCTGGTTGTGCTGGGGTCCCCCGTGAGCTCCACACTAGTGCTTCGGTTATTATCGGGTTCACCCAATGTTTTCTTTCGAAGGCAGCGGTTGATACACGTGGAGAAGAAGTTGGGGAAAgatgggctggagaaatagtAGACCACAGGGTCCAGCATGCTGTTCATGTAGGTAAAGCTAAGGGTGGTAAAGAAAGCCAGGTCCACCGAGGAGTAGATGTCACAGTTGCGTACGTTATATTTgtagagaagccagaagatgcGGATGCGCACAGCCACACTGGGTAGGAAGCAAATGATGAATACAATAGCCACCACCATGATGAAGTTGATGGCCCTCTTGATCTTGgcatgtctgtccatctgtctctgcctcaggctccagatGATCCTGCCTGAGCAGAACAAGATGATGGCCAGGGGCAAGAAGAATTCCAAGAGGAACATAGCATCGTGCCACCTGAAGTTGTAACAGATGCTGAAGCTGCTACACAGATATGCCTCGCCATTTTTGGTCATCATGTTTGTATAGAGGAGGTGGACAGTCAGGCCGATGGTGAGACCCCACAAGAAGCAAGAAATGATGGCCGCCGTCCGGTTGGAGATCTTGTTCAAGAAGTGGTGTGGATGGACCACCCGGAAGTAGCGGTCCACAGCCACCACGGTGAGGAAGATGATGCTGCCCTGTCGGTTCATAGCCAACATGAAGAGCATCACACGGCAGGGGATGCCTCCGAACCTCCAGTCCCAGTTATGGACATAGTTGTCCGTCAGGAACGGCAGGCAGATGATCAGGAGAAAGTCAGCCACGGCCAAGTTGAACAAGAAAATCCGGCTGGATTTCCAGGACTTGAGGTGGAAACAGAAAATCCACAAGGCAAGGCCATTGCCCAGGAGTccgaacacaaattccagccccaACACCGGTGGCAAGACCTTGGCGATGTTTTCATCTCGGAACACACAGCAGTTCTTGCCGTTTATCACTAGAAAATGGTCTGACTTGCTCATGAGTGGATCTGGCCAGTCCAGCTTCAGAGTGCCTCACCTAGCGAAGGCTCAAGgcgagtgtgtgtctgtgtggtgaaCGTGTGGTTCAGCCCTCGGCTTTATGTCATGTCAGGGTGTTGAAAGAGATGACTGAATGGTTACCAGGAAACTacgaaatcatttaaaaaaaaaaaaggctagcaAGGCTCTTATGCAACTTACTGTTTGCATAaacaagtaataaaaaaaaagtcccctGGGCAGACGGGAACCCACAAATTTTTCTAAACGTAAAGGATAAGTTTAGGCAAGCCGACTGTCAGAGGTGGACGAGTCAGATCTGAGGGCATTCCTTCTGAAGGCTGCAGGCATGCATGCTGGCTAGGTGATTGGCCTCGGAGAATCCATTCACTGCAATTTGCTTAGCtgacaataattaataaattaacaaGGGCAGTAACCATGCACTGTGCTAAAAGAACAGTCAGGCTTTCCAGGAGCAGTAAGAGTTCGTGTGAAATTCTACTATGCATTGGTAATGTGGATACGgtttcctctgtctgtctgtctgtctgtctctgtctcccccacctccttgttttctttctaggatttatttttatttttgcatgcCTGTCTATGTGGCTATGTACATACAACAACAGCCCCAGAGGCtattggatgccctggagctagagttataagaCAGTTGTCATCCACCCCAATGTGGGGATAGGGAGCTTAatgcaggtcctctgcaggagcagcggGTGCTCCTAACCCCCAACTCAGTTCTCTAGCGCCgtgctctttttccttttttccttcctctcagatagATGTCTCCTCTTGTTACGTCTCCCAAGCTGGCTTCTccatcttcctgcttcttcttcccgagtgctgggattgcagacacaGCGCCTGGATGTGTGGTATTCGTAGAAATGGCTCTGATTTCAAGCCTCAAGAGGGTGCAGAAAGATaacatttcctttctctctcttttttttaaagtgtgattaAGTGTCATCTTACAGAGTATCTACCATTGACTATCTACTTTGAGTTTGAAATTAGAAATTGGAAAtttgccaggtggtagtggtgcatacctttaatcccagtactcggcaggcgaaagcaggtagatctctgaatttacctgctctacagatcgagttccaagacagccagggctagacagagaaactgtctcaaaaaaaaaaaaaaaaaaaaaaaaaaagaggaaatgtgTCCCTTTAGCTGCCTACCCAAATCCTCAATGGCATTTGACGGACCTTGTAGTCTAGACTCAGGGTGACCTGATCTTGGATCCTATAGGATCAGGATACTTCATGGAGACTGTGACAATGAAGATGACAACTTTGAGATTGGTGGTGCCCACATTGCAGTTTCCAGTGTTCCAAATTCCATGTCTTGAAACTCCATGTTTGCCCATTTTTttcaagattgatttatttatttttatgtatatgagtatactgtagctgtacagatagctgtgagctatcatatggttgttgggaattgaactcaggacctcagctcGTTCCAGCCccgcttgctccggcccaaagatttatttattattatatgtaagagcAATCtagctgtcttcaaatgcaccagaagagggcatcagatctcattatggatggtggtgagccatgtggttgctaggatttgaactcaggaccttcggaagagtagtcagtcctcttaacctctgagccatctctccaatattgtttttttgtttgtttattttgttttgttttgttttttggttttgggtttctgtttgtttgtttgttttcaaggcaggatttctctgtgtagccctggttgtcctggaactcattctgtagaccagactggcctcaaactcagaaatcccctggtctctgcctcccaagtgctggtataatattgtattttttaaaagactttttgaaacatgtattttttttaaattgggagagagagagagtctgtgtgtctgtgtgtttgtgtgtctgtctgtgtatatatgcatgtgaataCAGGTGCCCTCGGAGACCAGCAGAAGGTGCCAGGTTCCCTGAGGCAGGAGTTGCAGATGGATATGAGTTACCTGATGTGGATGCTAGAAATTGAATTCAAGTTCtcagcaagaacaagtgctcttaactgagacggacatctccagccccttaaacaggcttctgagacagcatctccctatgtatctcaggctggcctggcctcACTGCTGGCCACGATTGTCCTGTGTGcacggagtgctgggattacaggcttatgACACGAACCCAGAtcactgcctcttcctctgcAATTGCCTTGAATGTTAGCTGGCATTGGCACTTGCTTGCCTTACTGCCTGTGGGTGCTGGTAACCCTTCCTCCTGGATAAATGTGAACTTACTGAGGGCATGTGTTTTGGCTTGAAAGTAAAAGAGCCCCTGCAGGCTCCCAGGTTTGGAgcacttggtccccagcacctGACACTGTTTTGCAAGCCTGGAGAACTCTGAGGATGGAAGCTGGTAGAGACCAATCACTAGGCCTGGAAAGTTATATCCACTTTAGGTTGAGGTCGGCGCTCCTCTCCCTCCAGGTCCAGGCCTGAGGCACCACAGACTGGGCTGCTTGATGTCACAATGGACTGTGACACACCAAAACAGATCTCTTCTAAGTTGTTTTTGTCTGGTATTtggtcacaacaacaacaacaacaacaacatgaaagTAACCCACACAACACCCCTGAAGTAATCCTATGGGGTTTGATGAACTGGAGAGAAACAACTAGCCCTGATTGTTGCTGGCATCCAGAATCTGAAAGGGAGTCTCCTTCTTAAGTTTTAGaattgtataaatgtgtgtgtgtgtgtgtgtgtgtgtgtgcgcgtgcgtgcgcgcgcgcgcgcagtaACTGAAGGCTGACTGTGAGTGGCTTCTTGAGCTGTTGTTGCCCACAGAACTCATTGTCTGGCCAGCCAATCCCAAGAGTCACTTGTCTTGACCCCACCAACCAGCACGGGGACTACAGACACGCATCACCATGCCCGACTTCATAGTGCTGTGGAGCTAACCTCAGATAAAGTGTTTGCATAGCACATCCTTTGTCCACTAAGCAATCGTacccttaaaattaaaaaaaaaaaaaaaaggtaagcatTAAACCGAGGATCCTGTAATCCTAGTTCTTAAGAGGCTGAAAGAtttggaattcaaggcccttcTCAGCTCTagatggagttcaaggtcagcctgagctacttgaGACAGTCTCAAGACAAACAAAGGCAAACCAACTAacagcaagaaggaaaaaaaaaaagccattataTAGGTTAGCTTTTATTGTCAATTTAATACAACCTAGAAACAATTGGGTAGAGTCTCAATAAGGGATCTCTGCATTGTGTTTGCCTGTGGGTATATCTGTAGGAAATTGTCCTGATTGTGTTAACTAATATAGGAAGACCTAGCCCACcatgggtagcaccattccctaggccagGGGATCCTGAAGTATATAAGAATAGAGAAACTGAGCTGAGTGTAACACAAGTGAGTGAGCGAGGTTGCATaagttcatctctctctgctctaaGTGTGGATATAATGTAACTAGCTGCCTCAACTTCTCCCCTTTACTTCCTCACAATAGCGAACAAGAATGgcaaattgaaataatccctttTCTGCCAATGCTGGTTTTTGCAGGGGTATTTCTCAtagcaaacagaaatgaaaccagacAGTCATGGATaattctgcttgcttgctttctttctttctttctttttctttctttctttctttctttctttctttctttctttctttctttctttccttccttccttctttctttcttctttttctttttctttttctttttctttttccttttctttctttttctttttttagactggatttctctgtgtagccctgaaacttcttctgtagaccaggcctccaactcagagatccacttgcctctgcttcctgagttccaggattaaagatgtgttctcccctccccccccaaaccTCTCCCCCAGCCTATCACAGATAAAATTAGAGTAACAACGAATAGTCAAATATGGCAAAGTAGAACAGCTAATTCTGATCCATTAGGGGCTGTTGTGCCCCTTACTTGTCCCCCCAGTTTCCTCTTGTGGAATCTGGGGACCTAGGTGACACCCCTCCCTTCCTGCTCCTGAGAGCCTCCCCACAATGCTCACATTCAAAGCTTCTA from Mus musculus strain C57BL/6J chromosome 5, GRCm38.p6 C57BL/6J carries:
- the Hcar2 gene encoding hydroxycarboxylic acid receptor 2 codes for the protein MSKSDHFLVINGKNCCVFRDENIAKVLPPVLGLEFVFGLLGNGLALWIFCFHLKSWKSSRIFLFNLAVADFLLIICLPFLTDNYVHNWDWRFGGIPCRVMLFMLAMNRQGSIIFLTVVAVDRYFRVVHPHHFLNKISNRTAAIISCFLWGLTIGLTVHLLYTNMMTKNGEAYLCSSFSICYNFRWHDAMFLLEFFLPLAIILFCSGRIIWSLRQRQMDRHAKIKRAINFIMVVAIVFIICFLPSVAVRIRIFWLLYKYNVRNCDIYSSVDLAFFTTLSFTYMNSMLDPVVYYFSSPSFPNFFSTCINRCLRKKTLGEPDNNRSTSVELTGDPSTTRSIPGALMADPSEPGSPPYLASTSR